A region of Garra rufa unplaced genomic scaffold, GarRuf1.0 hap1_unplaced_400, whole genome shotgun sequence DNA encodes the following proteins:
- the LOC141317153 gene encoding copper transport protein ATOX1-like, giving the protein MTTHEFFVDMTCEGCSGAVTRVLKKLDVKFDIDLPNKKVFIESDKDRDVLLETLKKTGKTVTYIGPK; this is encoded by the exons ATGACG ACTCACGAGTtttttgttgacatgacatgtgAGGGATGCTCTGGAGCAGTCACTCGAGTGCTGAAAAAACTGG ATGTCAAGTTTGACATTGATCTGCCCAACAAAAAGGTCTTCATCGAGTCAGATAAAGACAGGGATGTCCTTCTGGAAACACTGAAAAAGACTGGGAAAACTGTGACCTACATCGGTCCAAAATGA